AGGCATATAGACTATAAATACATACATTTGCAGTAGCACAAACAAGAAGCACCAGTGGTCTAGTGGTAGAATAGTACCCTGCCACGGTACAGACCCGGGTTCGATTCCCGGCTGGTGCATGGTATTTTTTTAGTCTTTTATGAAAAAATATCTCTGAGCTCCTTTAATTTTTTGTGCTGGCGAAATTTTTATAATCATTAGATGACATAGGGAGATTAATTGATATGTTGTTGCCCCATTTTCTGGATAATTTATATTGGTCTTGcatttgatgaatattgatgcaTAGTTTGGCCAAGTATGTGCTACATGCATGATATGGCTATACTATTCTGTGACCCAACTTCATATCTACTATTTTATCATTAATAGAATGCATGTTAGCATCTGATTTTAATACGTACTCTGTGATTGAAGTGGTAATGTTTCCTATACACTCAGCTTCCAACTCATCCCTTTCTTTTTCACTTGGCATCACATGGATAAACAGAACTCTGCATTTTCCTAATATAAAATTTCAATCTCTCAAGTAGCATGCATTATTTTGAATTTGTCTGCTTTCAGTGGATCAATTGGAGGCATGAGGAATCTTCTTGTCCTGGTATTAATACAATTAGTACAGTATGATGACTATACTTTGCAGTGTCCCAAACTTCATCATATCTATTGTTTAATCAATTATTAATATAATGCATGTTAACTCCTAATTTTAATACTAATTTGATGGTCCTCGTAGATGAAACACAACTAGCTTATTTATTGCTGTTATTAACATATAAAACTTTAGAACACATGGGTTTTTATTTAAATAGTAATGATTTACACTTATATGCGACTGAATTAATAGATTAAATTTTATTAGTCAGTTACTTAATTACTTCTTTGGTGACTCTTGAAGTGAAAATGTTTGCTGACTGGTTTAACTTCTCTTTCCTTTCAGATATTTTAATGCATAACATTTGGAAGAAAAGGGGAAATTGAAAGATAAAGATTTTGAAGGTAACTGATCAAGAGAGATAGATGTTGAACTAATAGTATTTGATCCTTAAGATAATAATATTCACATTCATGTACAGATATGTAAGTATGTAACACTCATTAGGGAACATTGAGTGCGCACAAATCATATAGACACTATGATTAGTGGTTGAATATGTTAAGAAGTGAAACTCTATTTCTAATTAGTTTTCTTGACATGCGCTCAACTCCTATTTCTAGATCTTGAATGCACATCTCCAAATTTTCCAGTTGACTTTGAACATTTTCAGTACATGTAAGCTTGTTGCTGATGAGAGGCTGCAATGCTGCATCCACCTTCGCAAATTCATTTGTGTCTGATTCTTGAAAATCACAAACTACTCTTTTAGAATGCATCAGCTTGGATATTGCTGACCATCTTCCGTTCTTTGACTGTCCTTTTGGATCAGAGATAAATAGCAACAAATGTTCTAGTGAGTTTAGGGTTATGGATTCTGCTTCTTTCAAGGATTGAAGCATGGGCGAAGAGTTATTTTCTTTATTGTTTGAGGAAGAAGAAATCAACTCATTCTTCATTGATTTCAAATTTACCAACGCCTTTCGGATTTGCTTCTTCATGCTCTTCCTTAAAGCCATGTATTTTGCACCCTCAACTGTGAATCCAGTTTCATTGCCTCTCCTTCTGATTATTGATTGTAGTTCATGGATGCTTTCGGTTGATATCAAAAGAAAATCCTTAGCTATACTACAGATATCCAAGATCCTAAGTGATCCTTCTAGTAGGTCATCGACACTTTTTTCATTGCACTCTTGTACTAAGGTTTGTTGCTCAATCGGCAATTGAAGCAAATTATCAATGCAGTCATGCAAATCCTGCATGCCAATAAGTTTGTTGCATACCGAGGATGATGACGCTGAACAAGCGCCTTCAGAACTCTTCAATCTTTGCAAATTGTCCTCAAGTTGTGATACAAGAGGGTGAGGTGCGGAGGGTAAGCTGTTGCTGCGAAGATGCAGAGAGCTCTTTGTGTTTGTTTCAATGACTGCCATTTTTCTTCCCAGAAAACAAAAGGTTAGTAGATGAAAATATACAAAAGTTTAAAACTTGAGTTTTGGTTGGCTCTTTTGCTTCATATATATATAGCAAACACATCAAGGGGACAAGAAGaatatttttgtttgttaaaTGTCACCTAATTAGCATGCAACTATATCATCTTCATTTTAATCTCAGCTACCTCAACATGATCTGTCAATACTCTCCATGCACCAAGCTTCCAACTCATCCCTCAATTGTTTTCTTTGGAATTGCGTTGATTCTGACAAACTGGCATCTTTACAATATAATACTGAGAAATGCATTATGCATGCATTGTTAATGGAGGTTTAGTGGGAAGATGAGAAGATGCTGTTTTAAAGCATGATTATCTTTTAGTATATGAAATTGTCTGCCTGCAACAGGACATATTGAAGGCAAGGAAAGTCTTGATCTTCAGCTACTTGTTGGTGGCGATGTTTATGCAGTGTTCCCAGCTTGACACCTATTAGTATATGTTACCATTTTGTTTGTTGCAGTTACTTGTCTCATTAACATGTGAAAAAAACAATTGACGTGTGATGGCTTgaggagtttttattttattttaaataactcaTTAAGAGTACTGTAACATTTCCAAATGGAGGGCATCCAAAGGGATAATTTTAGTGTAAGTATAGTTGGACATTAAAATTAAAGTATAATttaactttttctttctttcaatacTTTCATGTAAGTCAACTGATTAAGACTGTTACAATGAGGCTATTGATACTAATTTATTTCTTAGGTGTGTATGCGCCAATAAAATATTGTTTCAAATGTGGAATTGCACAAATATCTATTCCTTGATGGGTGTTACTGTTTGCTACTAATGGATTAAATCCTGCTCAACCTGTAAACAGGTGCGGTCCTGTGCGGCCCTGCATAATTTGGAAGGGACCAAGGAGAATGGAATTGGAAGAACCTAGAGATTTTTGTGCAATTATCATATCTCTGTTGTAACTTGTATTTGTCCTTTTTGTCCATCCATCTCAGTTGCATCTGTCATTTATGTGTCTGGATGTCCAGTTAATATTATGTCGATCAGTCGATTTACTCGTTCTTTCTTATGACTGTTGTTTGTTAC
Above is a genomic segment from Vicia villosa cultivar HV-30 ecotype Madison, WI unplaced genomic scaffold, Vvil1.0 ctg.000073F_1_1, whole genome shotgun sequence containing:
- the LOC131623476 gene encoding uncharacterized protein LOC131623476; translation: MAVIETNTKSSLHLRSNSLPSAPHPLVSQLEDNLQRLKSSEGACSASSSSVCNKLIGMQDLHDCIDNLLQLPIEQQTLVQECNEKSVDDLLEGSLRILDICSIAKDFLLISTESIHELQSIIRRRGNETGFTVEGAKYMALRKSMKKQIRKALVNLKSMKNELISSSSNNKENNSSPMLQSLKEAESITLNSLEHLLLFISDPKGQSKNGRWSAISKLMHSKRVVCDFQESDTNEFAKVDAALQPLISNKLTCTENVQSQLENLEMCIQDLEIGVERMSRKLIRNRVSLLNIFNH